A window of Shewanella mesophila contains these coding sequences:
- a CDS encoding AmpG family muropeptide MFS transporter → MSVTHLSRLKDALSIYCHKRVLVLLLLGFSAGLPLMLVFSTLSFWLREAGIDRTAIGYFSWIALAYGVKWAWSPLVDRLSLPLFTRFLGRRRGWMLFAQLILVVAIFGMSQSDPVKDLERLALFALMVAFASATQDIVIDAFRIDSAPEKMQAALAAAYQVGYRSAMIIATAGALTIAAWVDPNSEVYDLASWQTAYLAMAGLMSVGIITTLMSKEPIVESREADAKEAQLKLALSKKYPKFVAAGISWLYTASILPFIDFFKRYGRSAILILLLISCYRISDIVMGIMANVFYVDMGFAKSEIAAISKVYGLIMTLVGAGAGGVLLARYGTMKILFLGAFMVAVTNLLFAYQAMVGYNVPLLTMVISIDNFSAGVATAAFIAYLSSLTSSGYSATQYALLSSIMLLFPKFVAGFSGAYIDAFGYINFFVGASVIGFPVLGLIVLVQKYAPHPSHDIRNDKLTPNANLEDEEQARKV, encoded by the coding sequence ATGTCTGTGACCCATCTGTCTCGTCTAAAAGATGCACTTTCTATCTACTGCCATAAACGGGTGTTAGTGCTATTACTGCTTGGTTTTTCTGCTGGTCTCCCCTTAATGTTGGTTTTCTCAACTCTCTCCTTTTGGCTAAGAGAAGCGGGAATTGATAGAACGGCGATTGGCTACTTTAGCTGGATCGCACTTGCCTATGGGGTTAAGTGGGCATGGTCCCCCTTAGTCGATCGCTTGTCATTACCACTGTTTACGCGATTTTTAGGCCGGCGACGAGGCTGGATGCTATTTGCTCAGCTGATTTTAGTGGTCGCTATTTTCGGTATGAGTCAGAGCGATCCAGTTAAAGATCTCGAGCGTCTTGCCCTATTTGCATTAATGGTTGCCTTTGCCTCTGCAACACAAGATATTGTTATCGATGCCTTTCGCATCGATTCAGCCCCTGAAAAGATGCAGGCGGCATTGGCCGCGGCCTATCAGGTGGGCTATCGCAGCGCGATGATTATTGCTACCGCAGGCGCATTAACCATTGCCGCTTGGGTCGACCCCAATAGCGAGGTCTATGATCTTGCTTCTTGGCAAACCGCCTATCTAGCCATGGCAGGCCTAATGTCGGTGGGGATTATCACCACCCTAATGAGCAAAGAGCCCATTGTAGAGAGCAGAGAGGCCGACGCAAAAGAAGCTCAGCTCAAACTCGCACTATCGAAAAAGTACCCAAAGTTTGTCGCAGCAGGGATCTCTTGGCTTTATACCGCCAGCATTTTGCCCTTTATCGACTTTTTCAAACGCTATGGTCGCAGTGCAATTTTAATCTTGCTACTTATCTCCTGCTACCGGATTTCCGACATCGTGATGGGAATTATGGCTAATGTTTTTTATGTCGATATGGGATTCGCCAAATCTGAAATTGCCGCCATTAGTAAAGTCTATGGGCTGATCATGACCTTAGTTGGGGCTGGCGCGGGGGGCGTATTACTCGCTCGCTATGGCACCATGAAAATCCTCTTCCTGGGCGCCTTTATGGTGGCGGTCACTAACTTATTGTTTGCTTATCAGGCCATGGTTGGCTACAACGTCCCCCTATTAACCATGGTGATCTCTATCGATAATTTCAGCGCAGGGGTCGCCACGGCGGCCTTTATCGCTTATCTATCTAGCCTCACCAGCAGTGGCTACAGCGCGACACAGTATGCGTTGTTATCATCGATCATGTTGCTGTTCCCAAAATTCGTCGCCGGATTCTCGGGCGCTTATATCGATGCTTTTGGCTATATCAATTTCTTTGTCGGTGCCAGTGTCATTGGTTTCCCGGTGCTAGGCTTGATTGTGCTAGTCCAAAAATATGCCCCGCACCCTAGCCATGATATCCGCAATGACAAGTTGACACCCAATGCCAACCTTGAAGACGAAGAACAGGCTCGTAAGGTTTAA
- a CDS encoding peptidylprolyl isomerase → MKHWICSIIMLSISTLAHAIDIQSDTIYPKVKLETTMGNIVVELDRKRAPITVDNFLTYVVKGHYDNTLFHRVIPEFVVQGGGLNPKLEEKPTDKPIINESGNGLSNGLGTIAMAREDDPHSATAQFYFNVGDNTRLDPSKRRWGYAVFGEVVEGMEVLEAMSMVETQINTKLGWADFPVKEIILTKATLLPRQ, encoded by the coding sequence ATGAAACATTGGATATGCTCTATCATCATGCTATCGATAAGCACCTTGGCCCATGCTATCGATATCCAAAGTGATACTATTTACCCCAAGGTCAAACTAGAAACCACCATGGGCAACATCGTAGTTGAACTCGATCGAAAAAGAGCGCCTATCACTGTTGATAATTTCCTGACCTATGTGGTGAAAGGTCATTACGACAACACCCTATTTCATCGGGTTATCCCTGAATTTGTGGTTCAAGGCGGTGGGCTTAATCCTAAATTGGAAGAAAAACCAACAGACAAACCTATCATCAACGAATCGGGTAATGGCCTCAGTAATGGCTTGGGCACGATTGCAATGGCCCGCGAAGACGATCCTCACTCGGCAACCGCGCAATTTTATTTTAATGTCGGCGATAATACCCGCTTAGATCCTTCGAAACGACGCTGGGGATATGCTGTTTTTGGTGAAGTCGTCGAAGGCATGGAAGTATTAGAAGCGATGTCGATGGTTGAAACTCAGATCAACACTAAACTTGGCTGGGCTGATTTTCCAGTAAAAGAGATCATCTTAACCAAGGCCACCTTGCTTCCGCGGCAATAA
- a CDS encoding YajG family lipoprotein → MKRFIPLVVSAVALIGCASHTPTHMALNPQLPSITTQGAPSTPIAIEMLDTRSANFVARFNQDGDAARLISPSEAPRQQLEQVFRQGLTKAGYTIDPSSAHHLQFQLEKLLTDVNETTLGYEANNDIIINVIASNTAKTFTKRYTGRNVVSGPFSADFATLELAMNNLLDDLTGKIINDPELNQFIQQK, encoded by the coding sequence ATGAAACGTTTTATTCCACTTGTTGTTAGTGCAGTTGCTCTCATTGGTTGCGCCAGCCATACCCCTACTCATATGGCACTCAACCCTCAACTACCATCGATAACCACTCAAGGCGCGCCTTCGACGCCGATCGCTATCGAAATGCTAGATACCCGTTCGGCAAATTTTGTGGCCAGATTTAATCAAGACGGTGATGCAGCAAGATTAATCAGTCCTTCCGAAGCGCCTCGCCAACAGTTGGAACAAGTGTTTAGACAGGGATTGACTAAAGCGGGATACACGATAGACCCAAGTTCTGCCCATCATCTGCAATTTCAACTAGAGAAACTGCTTACCGACGTCAATGAAACCACCTTAGGCTATGAAGCGAACAACGATATCATTATCAATGTGATTGCCAGTAATACGGCAAAAACCTTTACCAAGCGATATACAGGTCGTAACGTGGTGTCGGGCCCATTTAGTGCCGATTTTGCCACATTAGAGTTAGCGATGAATAATCTACTCGACGATCTCACCGGGAAAATCATTAACGATCCCGAGCTCAACCAGTTCATACAACAAAAATAA
- a CDS encoding DUF2804 domain-containing protein — translation MTQLDINLAPESLILPSGKVLFGHFDGPVKSLGLENFNYVNVMDKPASAMANHFHFKQFQFVSIVTPRFVIGVAIADIRYVGSAFCYLYDIKANSLVETSWLKPLGMGYQMSPSPSSGKAKISNRKGSIAFNLVDGLWQLVLNTPQIDAELELHPHALSLPMAMCNPTGYSGWTYTQKHNGLKLKGSLVVNAEPQPLNHALAGYDYSAGYMRRETSWRWASINANVNNKVIGLNLAAGVNETGCNENVFWVDGARHLLGPVHFEFSRHTHMINNSIWRIYSDNGRVELNFHPRNCRQEKLNLWLIKSNFRQFIGYFDGFIIDSDGVKHQLKQALGLTEDHFARW, via the coding sequence ATAACTCAGCTAGATATTAATCTGGCACCAGAGAGTCTTATCTTACCGTCAGGTAAAGTGTTATTCGGTCACTTTGATGGGCCTGTAAAATCATTGGGGTTGGAGAACTTTAACTATGTAAATGTAATGGATAAGCCCGCTAGTGCAATGGCTAACCATTTTCATTTTAAGCAATTTCAATTTGTATCGATAGTCACCCCAAGATTTGTCATTGGCGTCGCAATTGCCGATATTCGCTATGTGGGCAGCGCATTTTGTTATCTCTATGATATAAAAGCCAATAGCTTAGTCGAGACCTCTTGGCTAAAACCTTTAGGGATGGGATATCAGATGTCGCCGTCACCAAGTTCTGGAAAGGCTAAGATAAGCAATAGAAAAGGCTCAATTGCCTTTAATTTAGTCGATGGGCTATGGCAGCTTGTACTGAATACGCCGCAGATAGATGCCGAGCTTGAGCTACATCCTCATGCGCTAAGTCTACCGATGGCGATGTGTAACCCGACCGGGTATAGCGGCTGGACTTATACTCAAAAACATAATGGCCTAAAGCTTAAGGGCAGTTTAGTGGTTAATGCTGAGCCTCAGCCACTTAATCATGCGTTGGCAGGGTATGACTATTCGGCAGGATATATGCGCCGTGAAACCAGTTGGCGTTGGGCCAGTATTAATGCCAATGTGAACAATAAGGTGATTGGATTAAATCTCGCAGCAGGTGTCAACGAAACTGGTTGTAATGAAAATGTGTTTTGGGTCGATGGGGCTCGGCATCTGTTAGGACCTGTGCATTTCGAGTTTTCTCGTCATACACACATGATCAACAACTCGATTTGGCGCATCTATTCAGACAATGGACGCGTCGAACTCAATTTCCACCCTAGAAATTGCCGTCAAGAAAAACTCAACCTTTGGTTAATTAAGAGCAATTTCAGGCAGTTCATAGGTTACTTCGATGGCTTTATTATCGATAGTGATGGTGTTAAACATCAGCTCAAGCAAGCTTTAGGTTTGACTGAAGATCACTTTGCTCGCTGGTAG
- a CDS encoding sterol desaturase family protein, translating into MDFNSLISHPEILLLVLAPIFFICILLEWYIGDRGGKLPKTARYHLPEVLCNFTLAGMHQVADIVAGLLVANIYLMVFGWRLFEIQMGALSFIMLLIAQDFCYYWFHRASHRIRWMWAAHVAHHSSENMNFSTAFRQSLMYPLAGMWLFWLPLVIIGFDPNWVVFSVLLNLGLQFFVHTQAVDRLGPLEWIFNTPSHHRVHHGRNRQYIDKNYAGVLIIWDRLFGTYADEEETVVYGITKPVNSFNPLVVTFSEWRDMFSEAFAKGLSLKQRWQLLFAPPSANDAKPVVANQHSEVLHSANTSKRV; encoded by the coding sequence ATGGATTTTAATTCACTCATTTCGCACCCAGAGATTTTACTCTTAGTGTTAGCACCAATTTTCTTTATCTGCATTTTACTTGAATGGTATATCGGTGATAGAGGTGGGAAATTACCCAAAACGGCGCGCTATCATCTGCCTGAGGTGTTGTGTAATTTTACCCTAGCGGGCATGCATCAAGTCGCTGATATTGTTGCGGGCTTGCTGGTGGCCAATATCTATTTGATGGTGTTTGGCTGGCGTTTGTTTGAGATCCAAATGGGCGCGCTTAGTTTTATCATGCTGCTGATCGCTCAAGATTTTTGCTATTACTGGTTTCATCGTGCCAGCCACCGAATCCGCTGGATGTGGGCTGCTCATGTGGCACACCATAGTTCTGAAAACATGAATTTCAGTACGGCTTTTCGTCAAAGCTTAATGTATCCGCTCGCAGGTATGTGGCTGTTTTGGTTGCCCTTAGTCATTATTGGTTTCGATCCCAATTGGGTGGTGTTTTCGGTGCTGCTTAACTTAGGATTACAGTTCTTTGTCCATACCCAAGCTGTCGACCGTTTAGGACCGTTAGAGTGGATCTTTAATACGCCTTCACATCACAGGGTGCATCATGGTCGCAATCGGCAATATATTGATAAGAATTATGCAGGTGTGCTGATCATTTGGGACCGCCTGTTTGGCACCTATGCCGATGAGGAAGAAACGGTAGTTTATGGGATCACTAAACCTGTGAACAGCTTTAATCCTCTGGTGGTCACTTTTAGTGAGTGGCGAGATATGTTTAGCGAAGCTTTTGCGAAAGGGCTGAGTTTAAAACAGCGATGGCAGCTGCTGTTTGCACCGCCAAGCGCTAATGATGCCAAACCTGTGGTTGCAAACCAGCATAGTGAAGTCCTGCACTCAGCAAACACCAGCAAAAGAGTATGA
- a CDS encoding methyltransferase yields the protein MTTQFSVADIELELYRYPAKQESNLQAWDAADEHLIKHIQESQQHPVSTAIINDSFGALSTALTKHNPDWPLIIETDAKTSQLGIKQNLQHNQLSSDNIQWCNSRDLLPVSIELVLMKLPKNLNYLAHQLDRLSQILPKGTTIYIGAKAKSINKSLLELLAKHLGTATASLTWKKTRVITCISDGIVRALPAETRWSVPEYQLTISNLSNVFAANKLDIGARIMLENMPKGEFNSIVDLGCGNGILGLRAKQLYPTATIHFVDDSEMAIASARKNWQFNHLDNSSLEGEQASFHWDDCLTHLDENVCPDLVLCNPPFHQGEAITDHIAWQMFLDAFRKLKEGGILHVVGNRHLAYHVKLKRIFKNCTTVASNGKFVILQAQKMPKSS from the coding sequence ATGACAACTCAATTCTCCGTCGCCGATATCGAACTTGAACTTTATCGTTATCCCGCTAAGCAGGAATCTAACCTGCAGGCTTGGGATGCTGCCGACGAACACTTGATAAAACATATACAGGAAAGCCAGCAGCATCCCGTCAGCACTGCCATTATTAACGACAGCTTTGGCGCGTTAAGCACCGCGCTCACCAAGCACAATCCTGATTGGCCACTGATCATTGAAACCGATGCCAAAACCAGTCAACTCGGTATCAAGCAAAATCTGCAACACAATCAGCTTAGCAGCGACAATATCCAGTGGTGCAATAGCCGAGACCTACTACCAGTATCGATTGAGCTGGTGTTAATGAAGCTGCCCAAAAACCTTAATTATCTGGCGCATCAACTGGACAGGCTTTCTCAAATATTGCCCAAAGGCACCACTATCTATATTGGCGCAAAAGCAAAATCGATTAATAAGTCGCTGCTTGAATTACTGGCTAAACATTTAGGCACGGCGACCGCTAGTCTCACATGGAAGAAGACCCGTGTGATCACCTGCATCAGCGACGGCATTGTCCGTGCGCTCCCAGCCGAAACTCGCTGGTCTGTTCCTGAGTATCAACTGACCATCAGTAATTTAAGTAATGTTTTTGCCGCCAATAAGCTCGATATTGGCGCGAGGATCATGCTAGAGAATATGCCTAAAGGCGAGTTCAACTCAATTGTCGATCTGGGCTGTGGCAATGGCATCCTAGGTTTAAGAGCCAAGCAGCTTTACCCTACTGCAACGATTCACTTTGTCGATGACTCTGAAATGGCCATCGCTTCAGCGCGGAAAAATTGGCAGTTTAATCACCTCGATAATTCAAGCCTTGAAGGCGAACAAGCCTCATTTCATTGGGATGACTGCTTAACTCACTTAGACGAGAATGTTTGCCCGGATCTGGTGCTGTGTAACCCCCCATTTCATCAAGGCGAAGCCATCACTGATCATATCGCATGGCAGATGTTTTTAGATGCATTCAGAAAGCTCAAAGAGGGCGGGATTTTACATGTGGTAGGCAACAGACACCTTGCCTACCATGTCAAATTGAAACGGATTTTTAAAAACTGCACCACGGTGGCATCAAACGGAAAATTCGTTATTCTGCAAGCGCAAAAAATGCCTAAAAGCAGTTGA
- a CDS encoding alpha-ketoglutarate-dependent dioxygenase AlkB family protein has protein sequence MRQPSLDFDEQKWDTQQSTAAPFTLVEGYLSLPQQQALVAESASYPFSRPRIKVYGKSHMIPRSQVWFGDEGCDYLYSGLFIQALPWPKYAMRLRDKLARDWGLNSNGVLVNCYLNGQQSMGWHSDDEAEITPKSDIASVTLGASRAFHIRHKQTKEKIELVLNSGDLLIMHWPMQDDWEHCVPKRMGVSQSRLNYTYRELIPRFHQV, from the coding sequence GTGCGCCAACCTAGTTTAGATTTTGATGAGCAAAAATGGGATACGCAGCAATCAACCGCCGCGCCGTTTACCTTAGTCGAAGGGTATTTGAGCTTGCCTCAACAGCAGGCATTAGTTGCTGAATCGGCAAGCTATCCATTTTCCAGACCAAGGATTAAGGTCTACGGCAAATCCCATATGATCCCACGAAGCCAAGTATGGTTTGGCGATGAAGGTTGTGACTATCTCTATTCTGGTTTGTTTATTCAAGCGCTACCTTGGCCTAAGTATGCCATGCGATTACGAGATAAATTGGCGAGAGATTGGGGGCTTAATAGTAATGGTGTATTGGTTAATTGCTATCTAAATGGTCAGCAATCGATGGGCTGGCACAGTGATGATGAGGCAGAAATTACCCCCAAGTCAGACATAGCCTCGGTAACCCTTGGCGCAAGCCGAGCGTTTCATATCCGCCATAAGCAGACTAAAGAGAAAATAGAACTCGTGTTAAACAGTGGTGACTTACTGATCATGCATTGGCCTATGCAGGATGACTGGGAGCATTGCGTGCCAAAACGAATGGGCGTTAGCCAAAGTCGACTAAACTATACCTATAGGGAGCTAATTCCCAGATTTCACCAAGTTTAA
- a CDS encoding ACT domain-containing protein produces the protein MKKMFITTVVGSVTPGVIKALANLTREAGGEWLTSKVIKIDNLFAAMMKVAIEDESVESLKQQFAVQFPTLQFSYGAKGEVYNEHTRTMQLNVDCSDRPGLTREIVDLLSNLNLEIEHMEFNRMHVSTIGQTVFSSKLAIAVPDEVSNESVVELLEGVSKDARVSMV, from the coding sequence ATGAAAAAGATGTTCATTACGACAGTGGTGGGAAGCGTTACCCCTGGAGTCATTAAAGCCTTGGCTAATTTGACTCGCGAAGCTGGCGGAGAATGGTTGACGAGTAAAGTGATCAAAATCGATAACCTTTTTGCCGCAATGATGAAAGTCGCCATCGAAGATGAAAGTGTCGAATCGTTAAAGCAACAGTTTGCAGTTCAGTTCCCTACGCTGCAATTTAGTTATGGTGCTAAAGGTGAAGTGTACAACGAGCATACTCGTACTATGCAGCTGAATGTGGATTGCTCAGATCGTCCAGGCCTCACCCGTGAGATTGTCGATCTACTGTCAAACTTAAACTTAGAGATTGAACATATGGAGTTCAATCGGATGCATGTGTCGACCATAGGGCAAACGGTATTTTCATCCAAACTTGCTATTGCCGTGCCAGATGAGGTCAGCAATGAGAGTGTGGTTGAGTTATTGGAAGGTGTGTCAAAGGATGCGAGAGTCAGCATGGTGTGA
- a CDS encoding BolA family protein: protein MSVEQIIIEKLTAELSPVHLEVINESDNHHVPPNSETHFKVVVASEVFDGKRLIGRHRMINELLADEFANGMHALSMHTFTPTEWQAEADIPSSPKCRG from the coding sequence ATGTCAGTAGAACAGATCATTATTGAAAAGCTAACTGCGGAATTATCACCCGTCCATTTAGAAGTGATAAATGAAAGTGATAATCACCATGTGCCGCCCAACTCAGAGACCCATTTTAAGGTTGTGGTAGCGAGTGAGGTGTTCGATGGTAAGCGTTTGATCGGTAGACACCGCATGATAAATGAGCTTTTAGCCGACGAGTTTGCTAATGGCATGCATGCGCTTTCTATGCACACATTTACGCCAACTGAGTGGCAAGCAGAGGCTGATATTCCGTCTTCACCTAAGTGTCGCGGCTAA
- the luxS gene encoding S-ribosylhomocysteine lyase, producing the protein MPLLDSFTVDHTRMNAPAVRVAKTMTTPSGDKITVFDLRFCVPNQDILSERGIHTLEHLFAGFMRDHLNSDSVEIIDISPMGCRTGFYMSLIGTPTESLVAESWLAAMEDVLKVNQQSEIPELNEYQCGTYEMHSLDQAKDIAKNIIASGVNVNKNDDLKLSDEILKGL; encoded by the coding sequence ATGCCGTTACTTGATAGCTTCACCGTTGACCATACCCGCATGAATGCTCCTGCTGTGCGTGTCGCAAAAACCATGACGACGCCCAGCGGCGACAAAATCACCGTGTTTGATCTTCGCTTTTGTGTTCCCAATCAAGATATTTTGAGCGAGCGTGGTATTCATACCCTAGAGCATCTTTTTGCTGGTTTTATGCGTGATCACCTTAATAGTGATAGCGTAGAAATTATTGATATCTCTCCTATGGGATGCCGCACCGGTTTTTACATGAGCCTCATCGGTACTCCAACGGAGTCACTAGTCGCCGAAAGTTGGCTGGCGGCAATGGAAGATGTTCTTAAAGTTAACCAGCAGTCAGAGATCCCTGAGCTTAATGAATATCAATGTGGTACTTATGAGATGCACTCACTTGACCAAGCCAAAGATATTGCTAAGAACATTATCGCTTCAGGCGTTAATGTGAATAAAAATGATGATTTGAAATTGAGTGACGAGATCTTAAAAGGACTTTAA
- a CDS encoding Na(+)-translocating NADH-quinone reductase subunit A, whose amino-acid sequence MITIKKGLDLPITGGPEQVIHNGPAIKHVATLGEEYIGLRPTMKIKVGDKVQKGQVIFEDKKNPGVKYTALASGTISEINRGAQRVLQSVVIEVEGDDSVAFAKYDASALETLDQQLVRDNLIESGLWTALRTRPFSKAPAVDSSAAGIFVTAIDTQPLAADPAVIINEHKDDFANGLKALARLTEGKVYLCKAPGADIPAANAQVEEFAGPHPAGLVGTHIHFVLPASAKRTVWHIGYQDVIAIGQLFTTGELNTQRVVAVAGPKALKPRLVRTLAGASTTELVVGEAGEGDVRIVAGSILNGKTAVGAHAYLGRFHYQVSLLEEGRSQDFIGWAMPGADKFSITRAFLGHLSPSRLFNMTTSTGGSDRAMVPIGNYERVMPLDILPTMLLRDLVSGDNDGAVTLGALELDEEDLALCTFVCPGKYDYASYLRDCLDTIVREG is encoded by the coding sequence ATGATTACAATAAAGAAAGGATTGGACCTACCTATAACAGGTGGACCAGAGCAAGTTATCCATAATGGCCCAGCCATTAAACATGTAGCTACTTTGGGTGAAGAGTATATTGGCTTACGTCCCACAATGAAGATCAAAGTGGGCGATAAAGTGCAAAAAGGTCAGGTGATTTTTGAAGACAAAAAGAATCCTGGCGTTAAATATACTGCTTTAGCCAGTGGCACAATTTCCGAAATTAACCGGGGCGCTCAGCGTGTTCTTCAGTCTGTTGTCATTGAAGTGGAAGGGGACGACAGTGTTGCCTTTGCTAAATATGATGCATCGGCTTTAGAGACTCTGGATCAGCAGCTTGTTCGTGACAACTTGATTGAATCAGGTTTATGGACAGCATTGCGTACGCGTCCTTTCAGCAAAGCTCCAGCAGTTGACTCTAGCGCTGCTGGTATTTTTGTGACCGCCATCGATACCCAACCTCTTGCCGCCGATCCTGCCGTTATCATTAACGAGCATAAGGATGATTTTGCTAATGGACTAAAAGCCTTAGCAAGATTAACCGAAGGTAAAGTGTATCTGTGTAAAGCGCCTGGTGCCGATATCCCAGCTGCTAATGCACAGGTTGAAGAGTTTGCAGGTCCGCATCCTGCGGGTCTTGTCGGTACTCATATCCATTTTGTTTTGCCTGCATCTGCTAAACGTACTGTTTGGCATATTGGCTATCAAGATGTGATCGCAATCGGTCAACTATTTACCACTGGTGAGCTAAATACTCAGCGTGTTGTTGCTGTTGCCGGCCCTAAAGCGCTTAAGCCTAGGCTTGTTCGCACCCTTGCAGGAGCATCTACAACCGAACTTGTGGTTGGTGAAGCTGGCGAAGGCGACGTGCGTATTGTTGCGGGTTCTATCCTTAACGGTAAAACCGCCGTCGGTGCACATGCTTATTTAGGTCGTTTCCATTATCAAGTGTCATTGCTTGAAGAGGGCAGAAGTCAAGACTTTATCGGTTGGGCAATGCCTGGCGCTGATAAATTCTCTATTACTCGTGCTTTCTTGGGCCATTTGTCACCATCACGTCTATTTAATATGACGACCAGCACAGGTGGTTCTGACCGTGCAATGGTGCCAATTGGTAACTACGAGCGAGTGATGCCTCTCGATATTCTTCCTACTATGTTATTGCGTGACTTAGTGTCAGGTGACAATGACGGTGCTGTTACATTAGGCGCATTAGAGTTAGATGAAGAAGATTTGGCACTATGTACTTTCGTATGTCCTGGTAAGTATGACTATGCGTCATACCTACGCGACTGCTTAGATACGATCGTGAGGGAAGGCTAA